The Thermoplasma acidophilum DSM 1728 genome includes a window with the following:
- a CDS encoding ABC transporter substrate-binding protein produces MKRSIMALVIAIVLIIAGIGGFFGYEYTHQVKTNLKTMYLTTFTNPSSIQTFQLSVMEQDLRAIGLPVSIQLVSPTVIGSYLTPNGTPNFVGFGWFPDWPDPVGQQLIPITASFDGGAIGYNMAWLDNSTLNSLYPQIMFETNLTQQMKQVVEAYHIIYNLTPYIWFPNPDTYFFVQPYVNNFTYNPYDTYFYNMMSYNYSYNVNGIKAPTDGVLTDVAADGAISPPDFLDPSVGFDIEDGPLFTAVYQQLVELNGTNYLQVVPVIASNYSVGTGTHLYQNYTFNIRKNVTFSNGDPVNATTVWFSFYRTIVMAQGPSVANYADLLFNSTSYEYTAPYSIPWGFEHAMRYVYNTTGKPSWMQFPFPTNYSNTNASNVKFAAEFLANMLSHFDPWSNATQAALISYTNQAVSVPGYRPGEVSYKVDMNTIYPYRFFLSDIAEWWGNIADPIFIDSHGGVTADGTNEYIDASGMPGTGPYSISAIGASLSSITLVSNPHYWGRSYWANNDLPAVAQPAHIPTLILDYGIEHSGRVSGFLDNDYQISYVSIPYISSIAGASPYSSLPLSSFFKNFGANPGVIPWSMNTQLYPTNILDFRKAVVYALNYSEIEHPYYYNSQYLAQNYIGPISPQFASYYDNATAGLSPQQYNITKAEYYLNLAGQQGKFFVTLPNGTILGDKALAKKYTVLEISGLSQFSLFEDMILSAETKLSFMPFLG; encoded by the coding sequence ATGAAAAGGTCTATCATGGCTTTGGTAATTGCAATAGTGCTTATCATAGCAGGTATTGGTGGATTCTTTGGATATGAGTACACGCATCAGGTTAAGACTAACCTCAAGACGATGTATCTCACGACTTTCACAAATCCATCCAGTATCCAGACATTTCAGCTTTCTGTAATGGAACAGGATCTCAGAGCCATAGGGCTTCCAGTGAGTATACAATTGGTCTCTCCCACGGTCATAGGCAGCTATCTGACGCCAAATGGCACTCCAAATTTTGTGGGCTTTGGCTGGTTCCCCGACTGGCCTGATCCGGTGGGTCAGCAGCTAATTCCGATAACTGCATCATTTGATGGCGGTGCTATAGGTTACAACATGGCCTGGCTGGATAATTCGACCCTCAATTCACTGTACCCGCAGATTATGTTTGAAACCAATCTAACCCAGCAGATGAAGCAGGTCGTTGAGGCCTATCACATAATATACAATCTGACGCCGTACATCTGGTTCCCGAATCCCGATACATATTTCTTTGTCCAACCTTACGTTAATAATTTCACTTACAACCCTTACGACACATATTTCTACAACATGATGTCTTATAATTACAGCTATAACGTTAATGGAATAAAAGCCCCGACAGACGGCGTTCTCACTGACGTCGCTGCGGATGGAGCAATATCTCCACCGGATTTTCTTGATCCATCTGTTGGCTTTGATATAGAGGACGGACCGCTGTTCACAGCGGTTTATCAGCAACTGGTAGAACTCAACGGGACCAATTACCTGCAGGTGGTACCGGTAATAGCATCGAACTATTCGGTTGGCACCGGCACCCACCTATATCAGAACTACACCTTCAATATAAGGAAGAATGTAACATTCAGCAACGGTGATCCTGTAAATGCCACCACGGTCTGGTTTTCCTTCTACAGAACAATAGTAATGGCGCAGGGTCCATCTGTGGCCAACTACGCTGATCTGCTTTTCAATTCGACCTCATACGAATATACCGCGCCATACTCGATTCCCTGGGGATTCGAGCATGCGATGCGGTACGTTTACAACACGACCGGCAAACCTAGCTGGATGCAGTTTCCATTCCCAACAAATTATTCCAATACGAACGCATCAAATGTGAAGTTTGCTGCGGAATTTCTGGCGAACATGCTCTCGCACTTCGATCCATGGAGCAACGCCACTCAGGCGGCCTTGATATCGTATACGAATCAAGCTGTTTCAGTTCCTGGCTATAGGCCCGGCGAAGTATCGTATAAGGTTGATATGAATACCATATACCCGTACAGATTCTTCCTTTCTGATATAGCAGAATGGTGGGGCAACATAGCCGATCCCATATTCATAGATTCTCATGGCGGCGTAACTGCTGACGGTACAAATGAATACATAGATGCAAGTGGTATGCCAGGAACGGGCCCATACAGTATTTCCGCAATTGGTGCATCGCTTTCCTCAATAACCTTAGTTTCAAACCCGCATTACTGGGGAAGATCATACTGGGCGAACAATGATCTTCCTGCAGTGGCGCAACCCGCACACATCCCAACGCTCATCCTCGATTACGGAATAGAACACTCCGGCCGTGTCAGCGGTTTTCTGGATAATGATTATCAGATCAGCTACGTGAGCATACCTTACATCTCTTCAATCGCTGGGGCCTCTCCTTACAGTTCGTTACCTCTAAGCTCCTTTTTCAAAAACTTTGGGGCAAATCCCGGTGTGATACCCTGGTCGATGAACACCCAGCTATATCCAACTAACATACTCGATTTCAGAAAAGCGGTTGTTTATGCATTGAATTACTCTGAGATAGAGCACCCGTATTACTATAATAGCCAGTACCTTGCCCAGAATTATATAGGCCCTATTAGCCCTCAGTTCGCTTCATACTATGATAATGCTACTGCTGGGTTGAGTCCACAGCAGTACAACATTACGAAGGCAGAATACTACTTAAATCTCGCTGGTCAGCAGGGGAAGTTCTTCGTGACACTGCCCAATGGCACGATACTTGGGGATAAGGCGCTTGCCAAAAAGTACACCGTTCTGGAAATATCCGGCCTGAGTCAGTTCTCCCTCTTCGAAGACATGATCCTTTCAGCCGAAACGAAGCTGTCATTCATGCCATTTTTAGGCTGA
- a CDS encoding radical SAM protein — protein sequence MKTMIWNIDYFCNLRCKSCNAWQGKIFFPEDQIDKHLQEMKNNGIKIVSVTGGEPTLNKNVVDIIRKLKENHFFTHIATNGTNPYVLRKLYPYLDAVTISLDSNIPEEHNAYRGLKIFDTVVSNIKEAKSKVKIVTANMLVTNFNYFKVGEIADFANNELGVPLSMCFPEQDAYYFQDFQVTNDMIRQAFSYAYENYHKHVFGNMRSYYKEAVDFIDGKGSRACKAGQEIFYTDYRGKVHPCFEHVEVVLNKKPTWDIYDNKCHKCFTECFLEPSIDHTFEAASLIGKIWWFNHVKRRDIKYIETKRPKQVPS from the coding sequence ATGAAAACAATGATATGGAATATTGATTACTTTTGCAACCTTAGATGCAAGAGCTGCAATGCATGGCAGGGGAAGATATTCTTTCCGGAGGATCAGATAGACAAGCACCTTCAGGAGATGAAGAATAACGGTATAAAAATAGTGTCTGTCACAGGCGGAGAGCCGACTTTAAACAAGAACGTTGTGGATATAATAAGAAAGTTGAAGGAGAATCATTTCTTCACGCATATAGCTACAAATGGTACAAATCCCTATGTGCTCAGAAAGCTTTATCCATATCTTGATGCTGTTACGATATCACTGGACAGCAATATACCCGAAGAACACAATGCTTACCGTGGATTGAAGATATTCGATACGGTAGTTTCAAATATAAAGGAAGCGAAGAGTAAGGTCAAGATCGTCACAGCAAACATGCTTGTGACGAATTTCAATTATTTCAAGGTTGGAGAGATCGCCGACTTCGCCAATAATGAACTGGGAGTTCCTCTATCTATGTGCTTCCCAGAACAGGACGCTTACTACTTCCAGGACTTCCAGGTTACAAACGATATGATAAGGCAGGCATTCAGTTATGCTTACGAGAATTATCATAAGCACGTATTCGGAAACATGAGGAGCTACTACAAGGAGGCGGTTGATTTCATAGATGGGAAGGGATCAAGGGCCTGTAAGGCCGGACAGGAGATCTTCTATACTGATTACCGCGGCAAGGTTCATCCATGCTTTGAGCATGTAGAAGTCGTTCTGAATAAGAAGCCGACATGGGATATATATGATAATAAGTGTCACAAGTGCTTCACCGAATGCTTCCTTGAACCATCCATAGATCATACTTTTGAAGCGGCTTCGCTAATCGGAAAGATATGGTGGTTCAATCATGTAAAGAGGAGGGACATAAAGTACATTGAGACCAAAAGACCCAAACAGGTTCCTTCCTGA
- a CDS encoding ABC transporter substrate-binding protein has product MNDRKSWNKFIVIGVVLITAIFIGTSFVALSEAQQSVSGIAQPQNVQANAYSSSGTIFSDPNYTGGTYVQATVNNIQHLNIFDATSLYDFMLLDEIYDSLYNFFPNETYGPWLASSAQEYNVTNKSITTFDPLTGTVMPVNFIYLVNLRPGVQWDDWTAANASDTYVFTNYTAFNNATGVPYSHTYKKYYNVLVGKNETWTNITMKTYYLQSADVILSWKILFDALDYSGEFQDVVNVVPVNNLTVEFYLSAQNALFISTTLDTPILPYHIWIKHDWSSVPGLWNYTPTAPASSAYNSWDMNWNSVTGYAPGLVGTGPYMMYAGYGQPPGAWIYADYWQLYVNPHYFAQYVPSLAQWAPRLYSIKTLVFTSNSAAVSALQSGEVQSILEIPPTFVPTIQTIPHTYLYDKPGTGYGYQQVNSYPGNAPFNITTLRQALEYAIPKTYLASVVAEGYAIPGPSTTIPVSDSAWQYTNIPFYHFNMKKAAEMINETINETSGALSYSSAGGLHYYSPGGTLYYKGKAVTISIQITVASEDPLGVEGADIIASNWDALGIHTTVKQEAFATLVGNLVSLTPSDQTSFSVINLGITGIAGNPAPDFIAFNNQLGIGTGFYLGPYSKITYNGPNITNVYPGLKVGTTYNGAQIDQIMNNLTSMMFVETNVHYEHELSDAIQWIQAEEATFQNLGYTISIIPIDNGTFTGIIHDSDPIASFWYWNFMTLHLKTHVPVTIPITVPVKLNVGIISNKRIYYDGQFGNLTIQVRNQYGNPMSGVPVSIGYSPSGALVNITSYRGTTNSAGIYTFEFRVLPQNTLIYTKDYMGDITFTVSALPTSSNEISGIGYANIDVSPYPVAFEFTPLKTLTKGSQAYFNMTIVNAETGEPLSGYDYKIQAFDAALMLKNTSKNQTVQQVLSNYGGIAIRLNSTGYPVYDMNMTSISGVTGSNGEVSVMVQENSSFNFTLNGGNFTTYLYLGDYAAGAPMAGEAGYMDLGELTSEFNPSGFGVAQPFEIPVIITNQTVVPNISVTVMNQKTNYMGTSTIIINVTKSGKPVANYTVSLIAQNALGANRGYFLGGAGMGFNPNEYFGSSNMPTISVETNQTGIATATFNVSLYQPVYLNGNVVGYAPMPYTSQYYIPFDEFVIGISGPDSSNVTYVQATPFVFNNTTHPFIVPVLSAYFANQTTVDNESFIISNTTYSLYINSTWNTPYGPYSPNIPFSVSVSAGTVSSTSGTTSPSGTFMLSYTAPNVTVITPVTITVTMNGGGYIKTFTYTFYVLPSFIHTITKTKTVTVTQKIVSVPSYAYAVIGVLAVISVAFIALYAIGRRKP; this is encoded by the coding sequence ATGAACGATAGAAAGAGTTGGAATAAGTTCATTGTGATTGGAGTTGTATTGATTACAGCGATTTTCATCGGTACTTCCTTCGTGGCCCTATCCGAGGCGCAACAGTCAGTTTCTGGCATCGCGCAACCTCAAAATGTGCAAGCAAATGCGTATTCATCTTCAGGTACTATTTTCAGCGATCCTAACTATACCGGCGGTACTTATGTTCAAGCTACGGTCAATAATATACAGCATTTGAACATATTCGATGCTACATCATTATATGACTTTATGTTGCTTGATGAAATATATGATTCGCTGTATAATTTCTTCCCAAATGAAACATATGGACCCTGGCTAGCTTCTTCTGCACAGGAATATAATGTGACCAATAAGAGTATTACTACCTTCGATCCATTGACTGGAACTGTCATGCCAGTTAATTTCATATATTTAGTAAATCTCAGGCCAGGCGTTCAATGGGATGATTGGACTGCAGCTAATGCATCAGATACGTACGTTTTTACGAATTATACGGCATTCAATAACGCTACAGGAGTGCCATATTCTCATACGTATAAAAAATACTATAATGTGCTAGTCGGAAAAAATGAAACATGGACAAACATAACGATGAAAACATACTATTTACAATCTGCCGATGTGATATTGTCTTGGAAGATATTATTTGATGCCTTAGATTACTCCGGAGAATTTCAAGACGTAGTTAATGTTGTTCCGGTTAACAATCTTACCGTGGAATTTTATTTGAGCGCACAGAATGCTTTATTTATCTCAACGACGCTTGATACCCCAATTCTACCTTATCACATATGGATAAAACATGATTGGTCTTCCGTTCCAGGTCTCTGGAACTATACGCCTACTGCACCTGCTAGCAGTGCTTACAATTCCTGGGACATGAATTGGAATTCGGTGACAGGTTATGCGCCCGGTCTAGTTGGTACCGGTCCATATATGATGTATGCAGGTTATGGTCAGCCTCCAGGTGCGTGGATCTATGCGGACTATTGGCAACTGTATGTTAATCCCCACTATTTTGCTCAATATGTTCCGTCACTAGCGCAGTGGGCCCCAAGGCTGTATTCTATAAAGACGCTTGTTTTCACATCGAACTCAGCTGCTGTTTCAGCTCTCCAGAGTGGTGAGGTTCAGTCCATACTCGAAATACCGCCTACATTCGTCCCAACAATACAGACTATACCACATACTTATCTATATGATAAGCCCGGGACAGGGTATGGATATCAGCAGGTCAATTCCTATCCTGGAAATGCTCCGTTTAATATAACGACACTCAGACAGGCTTTAGAATACGCCATTCCAAAGACCTATTTGGCAAGCGTCGTTGCTGAAGGTTATGCAATACCGGGTCCCTCGACAACCATACCCGTTTCGGATTCCGCATGGCAGTACACAAATATCCCTTTTTATCACTTTAATATGAAGAAAGCTGCAGAGATGATAAATGAAACCATAAATGAAACAAGTGGGGCACTTTCGTACAGTTCTGCAGGCGGTCTCCACTATTACAGCCCAGGTGGAACGCTTTATTATAAAGGCAAAGCCGTAACGATAAGCATTCAGATAACCGTTGCTTCTGAGGATCCATTAGGTGTTGAGGGAGCAGACATAATAGCTTCGAACTGGGACGCCCTAGGAATACATACCACTGTTAAACAAGAGGCATTCGCCACACTTGTGGGCAACCTTGTAAGCTTGACTCCATCCGATCAGACATCATTCAGTGTGATAAACTTAGGAATAACTGGGATAGCAGGGAATCCAGCGCCAGACTTTATAGCATTTAACAATCAATTGGGAATTGGAACAGGCTTTTATCTCGGGCCGTATTCAAAAATAACATATAACGGTCCGAATATAACCAATGTTTATCCGGGATTGAAGGTCGGAACAACATACAATGGTGCCCAGATAGATCAGATAATGAATAACCTAACGAGCATGATGTTCGTGGAAACGAATGTACATTACGAGCATGAACTTTCGGATGCTATACAGTGGATACAAGCTGAAGAAGCCACATTCCAAAATCTTGGCTATACCATATCAATAATACCGATAGATAACGGTACGTTTACTGGAATAATACATGATTCCGATCCAATAGCATCCTTCTGGTATTGGAACTTTATGACACTGCACTTAAAAACGCATGTTCCAGTTACTATTCCTATAACGGTACCAGTAAAACTAAATGTGGGCATCATTTCAAACAAAAGGATATACTATGATGGACAATTTGGGAACTTAACAATCCAGGTGAGAAACCAATATGGAAATCCGATGTCTGGAGTTCCTGTAAGTATTGGTTATTCACCTTCTGGTGCACTAGTTAATATAACTTCTTACAGAGGCACGACAAATTCCGCTGGAATTTACACGTTTGAATTCCGCGTATTACCCCAGAATACCCTAATATATACTAAAGATTACATGGGAGATATAACCTTCACGGTCTCAGCCTTGCCTACCTCATCTAACGAAATATCGGGGATAGGATATGCGAACATCGATGTTTCACCGTACCCTGTAGCTTTTGAATTCACACCGCTTAAGACTCTAACAAAAGGTTCGCAGGCGTATTTCAATATGACTATTGTTAATGCTGAAACAGGGGAGCCCCTTTCTGGGTATGATTATAAGATACAGGCGTTTGACGCAGCGCTTATGCTAAAGAACACCTCGAAGAATCAAACAGTACAGCAGGTATTGAGCAACTACGGCGGTATAGCGATAAGACTTAACAGTACAGGCTATCCGGTGTACGATATGAATATGACTTCCATTTCTGGAGTTACAGGATCTAACGGCGAAGTATCGGTTATGGTTCAGGAGAATTCATCCTTTAACTTTACATTGAATGGCGGGAATTTCACGACGTATTTATACCTTGGTGATTATGCCGCCGGTGCACCAATGGCCGGCGAAGCTGGTTATATGGATCTAGGAGAATTGACATCAGAATTCAACCCCAGCGGATTTGGAGTTGCTCAGCCCTTTGAAATACCAGTCATTATAACAAATCAGACCGTAGTTCCAAATATATCGGTTACCGTGATGAATCAAAAAACAAACTATATGGGAACATCTACAATAATAATAAACGTGACAAAATCTGGTAAACCAGTTGCAAACTACACGGTTAGTCTGATAGCACAAAATGCCCTAGGCGCTAATAGGGGCTATTTCCTGGGAGGTGCCGGAATGGGCTTTAATCCCAATGAATACTTTGGATCAAGCAACATGCCTACCATAAGCGTTGAAACGAACCAGACTGGAATAGCTACGGCCACGTTTAATGTATCTTTGTATCAGCCTGTCTACCTTAATGGAAATGTAGTTGGCTATGCTCCGATGCCATATACTTCACAATATTACATACCCTTCGATGAATTTGTCATAGGCATTTCCGGTCCAGATTCGAGTAATGTTACATATGTTCAGGCAACTCCGTTTGTATTTAATAACACTACTCATCCGTTCATAGTGCCCGTTCTTTCAGCCTATTTCGCCAATCAGACTACAGTCGATAACGAAAGTTTCATAATTTCAAATACTACATATAGCCTATACATCAACTCTACTTGGAATACCCCATATGGTCCGTATTCTCCAAATATACCGTTTTCAGTAAGTGTTTCCGCCGGCACTGTTTCTAGCACATCGGGTACAACATCTCCATCAGGTACATTTATGTTAAGTTATACCGCTCCTAATGTTACTGTGATAACGCCTGTCACAATAACGGTGACTATGAATGGAGGAGGATATATAAAGACCTTCACATACACTTTCTATGTATTACCGAGCTTCATCCATACAATAACCAAGACAAAAACGGTAACGGTTACACAAAAAATCGTTTCAGTTCCATCATATGCATATGCAGTAATAGGAGTCCTTGCTGTGATATCTGTTGCCTTTATAGCATTATACGCGATAGGTAGAAGAAAGCCATAA
- a CDS encoding transcriptional regulator: protein MKEYSIFREIINDMETLKRHISVIDVLLKEQPIGIIKLSQETGIPEHKIRYSLRILEQENIISPSREGAILTPDFIEHKDQIISDAEKTVEEANAILEQVKKMLQKK from the coding sequence ATGAAGGAGTATTCGATCTTCAGAGAGATCATAAATGACATGGAAACGCTGAAAAGGCATATTTCGGTCATAGACGTTTTGCTTAAGGAGCAGCCAATAGGTATAATAAAGCTTTCCCAGGAAACAGGAATTCCCGAGCATAAGATACGGTATTCTCTGCGCATACTAGAACAAGAAAATATAATATCACCATCGAGGGAAGGGGCCATACTGACACCAGACTTTATCGAACACAAAGATCAGATAATAAGTGATGCTGAAAAGACTGTGGAAGAAGCAAACGCCATTCTAGAACAGGTAAAGAAGATGCTTCAGAAGAAATGA
- a CDS encoding dipeptide ABC transporter ATP-binding protein, protein MIENERLEKQNQDEVILSVRNVSVEFKTYSGIVHALSDVSFDLKQGRFLGIVGESGSGKSTLALSIMSLLPENAMMRGSIYLKGTEYISDVIINNAKKKKARKILEDNLRNIRWKNISMVFQGAMNSFNPVYTIRRQMFEVFKIHTTLDNDEIEKKVEEALRMAGLNISVLDMYPHELSGGMKQRAVIAMALSLDPDIVIADEPTTGLDVITQAEIISQLKKLKENGKIKSLILISHDLGVVSQLADEVMVLYAGKVFEYGEKSRIFQNTANPYTYKLIGSYPSIRNAKRYVEGIPGSLPDPMKIGKGCKFADRCYMARDVCREEEPELIKVEDNHYSACFYWDSIKKSDKSDVKTEPYHVIQQSSMVEVKDLVKYFEIKESISKALFEREKRFVRAVDDITFAIRKGEILGIVGESGSGKTTLGKTLLGLYSPTAGKITYSFSNGDVEITPTTSESELMRSSIRKETQMIFQDPYDSLNPKLTVYDIVAEPIIARRYHKGNKEKDDIYKNPLEILNLVKIALAKASLKPVENYLFRYPHELSGGERQRVATARALVLNSEFIIADEPTSMLDVSIRASFMNMMKEIRSKEGITMVYISHDIASTYYMSDKILVMYLGKAVEMGSADAIINEPLHPYTKALIKAIPTPFSDWDPSKIDIIGEIGNAINVPKGCRFYNRCIYRQDICKDNPPTVKGAEDHWYLCHFSQDELMAIKNGQKSPNS, encoded by the coding sequence ATGATAGAAAATGAAAGATTAGAAAAACAAAATCAGGATGAAGTTATACTTAGCGTGAGGAATGTTTCAGTTGAATTTAAAACCTATAGCGGCATAGTTCATGCACTGAGCGATGTATCGTTCGATTTGAAGCAAGGTAGATTTTTAGGTATAGTTGGTGAGTCCGGCTCAGGAAAAAGCACTCTTGCGCTATCCATAATGTCCTTATTACCAGAAAATGCCATGATGCGAGGCTCGATCTATCTTAAGGGCACAGAATACATTTCAGACGTGATAATCAATAATGCAAAGAAGAAAAAGGCAAGAAAAATTCTTGAAGATAATCTTCGAAATATAAGATGGAAAAATATTTCTATGGTCTTCCAAGGTGCCATGAATTCTTTTAATCCCGTTTACACCATCAGAAGACAGATGTTTGAGGTTTTTAAAATACACACAACTTTGGATAATGATGAAATAGAAAAAAAGGTAGAGGAAGCTCTCAGAATGGCTGGCCTTAACATTTCGGTACTAGATATGTATCCACATGAGCTTAGCGGTGGAATGAAACAAAGAGCAGTGATTGCCATGGCGCTATCTCTGGATCCAGATATTGTTATAGCAGATGAGCCCACAACAGGTCTAGATGTTATAACTCAAGCTGAAATAATATCTCAACTCAAGAAATTAAAGGAGAATGGTAAAATAAAATCGCTTATATTAATATCCCATGATTTGGGTGTCGTTTCTCAGTTAGCCGATGAAGTTATGGTTTTATACGCAGGGAAAGTGTTTGAATATGGGGAAAAATCTAGAATATTTCAAAATACGGCAAATCCATATACCTATAAACTTATAGGAAGCTATCCAAGTATAAGGAATGCCAAAAGATATGTTGAAGGCATACCTGGATCATTGCCCGATCCCATGAAGATAGGCAAAGGATGCAAATTTGCTGATAGATGTTATATGGCTAGGGATGTATGCCGAGAAGAAGAACCGGAATTGATAAAAGTCGAAGATAATCATTATTCTGCCTGTTTTTACTGGGATTCTATAAAGAAGTCAGATAAAAGTGATGTAAAAACAGAGCCGTATCACGTGATTCAACAGAGTTCGATGGTTGAAGTAAAGGATCTTGTAAAATATTTCGAAATAAAGGAATCAATATCCAAGGCACTTTTCGAAAGGGAAAAAAGATTTGTTAGAGCTGTTGACGATATAACATTCGCAATAAGAAAGGGAGAAATTCTTGGAATTGTTGGTGAATCAGGATCAGGGAAGACAACTCTTGGCAAGACCCTTCTGGGCCTGTATTCGCCTACGGCTGGTAAGATCACCTATTCATTTTCGAATGGTGACGTTGAGATCACTCCAACTACAAGTGAATCAGAACTGATGAGATCGTCCATCCGTAAAGAAACGCAGATGATATTTCAGGATCCATACGATTCTCTTAATCCAAAGCTTACTGTATATGATATAGTAGCAGAGCCTATAATAGCTCGAAGATATCATAAAGGGAACAAAGAAAAAGATGATATATATAAAAATCCTTTAGAAATATTAAATCTGGTGAAAATCGCACTGGCAAAGGCGTCTCTAAAGCCTGTGGAAAATTATTTATTCAGATACCCTCATGAGCTTTCCGGAGGAGAAAGGCAAAGGGTAGCAACTGCAAGGGCATTGGTATTGAATTCAGAATTCATAATAGCCGATGAACCCACCTCTATGCTGGATGTTTCAATCAGGGCTTCGTTTATGAATATGATGAAAGAAATAAGATCAAAAGAAGGAATAACTATGGTGTACATATCTCATGATATAGCTTCTACATATTATATGTCAGATAAAATATTAGTTATGTATTTAGGGAAAGCTGTAGAAATGGGATCTGCTGACGCTATAATAAATGAACCGCTCCATCCTTATACGAAGGCGCTTATAAAGGCAATACCTACTCCATTCAGTGATTGGGATCCATCGAAAATCGATATTATTGGAGAAATAGGAAATGCAATAAATGTTCCTAAAGGATGCAGATTCTATAATAGATGCATATATAGGCAGGACATATGCAAAGATAATCCCCCAACAGTCAAAGGGGCGGAAGATCATTGGTATCTTTGCCACTTCTCGCAAGATGAACTTATGGCGATAAAAAATGGCCAAAAATCACCCAATTCTTAA
- a CDS encoding transposase: MSLDVVSLLIIDCIVTRGNIHDSRVSHRLIDSIRNFAYILADSTYHISEIYDYVFENTHSIPIIDTSKRRGIVPERLSVNRKSELTSRRNTLSYIHLDGR; the protein is encoded by the coding sequence ATGTCCTTGGATGTGGTTTCGCTCCTTATCATTGACTGTATCGTTACCAGAGGTAACATACATGATTCCCGTGTATCGCACAGGCTGATAGATTCAATCAGGAACTTCGCATACATACTTGCAGATTCCACATACCATATATCCGAGATATACGATTACGTATTCGAGAACACGCATTCCATTCCGATAATAGATACCAGTAAGAGGAGAGGCATCGTGCCTGAACGGTTATCCGTTAACCGGAAATCGGAATTGACCTCAAGAAGGAATACTCTTAGTTATATTCACTTAGATGGGAGATAG
- a CDS encoding GNAT family N-acetyltransferase: MLWKKPTELTHEYIIRKAEPSDASGIISCMQSVMDEKVYLVGEYYMLTERAEQERIKSLDDLTLVAVLDRKVVGVLTVQRGIYRKNKHTASLGIAIMAGHRHKGIGTRMIKQAIEWCEDQGIKKLNLEVFSTNVNAINAYKKIGFEIEGFRKKQFLIEGEYVDDVLMTYYVDPSLKDPQ, translated from the coding sequence ATGCTTTGGAAGAAACCCACAGAGCTGACACACGAATACATAATCAGAAAAGCCGAACCCAGCGATGCTTCTGGGATCATAAGCTGTATGCAGAGCGTCATGGACGAAAAGGTCTACCTCGTCGGCGAGTACTACATGCTGACGGAAAGAGCCGAACAGGAGCGCATAAAGAGCCTGGATGATCTCACGCTCGTCGCCGTGCTCGACAGGAAAGTGGTTGGGGTACTCACCGTGCAAAGGGGCATATACAGGAAGAACAAGCATACTGCCAGTCTTGGCATAGCGATAATGGCCGGCCACAGGCACAAGGGGATCGGTACAAGAATGATAAAACAGGCTATTGAGTGGTGCGAAGATCAGGGAATAAAGAAACTCAATCTCGAGGTCTTTTCCACAAACGTAAATGCAATCAACGCCTATAAGAAGATAGGCTTTGAAATCGAAGGCTTTAGAAAGAAGCAGTTCCTCATAGAGGGAGAATACGTTGATGACGTTCTCATGACATATTATGTTGATCCTTCGCTGAAGGATCCGCAATAG